In Sulfitobacter sp. M39, the following proteins share a genomic window:
- the tdh gene encoding L-threonine 3-dehydrogenase → MSNEMKALCKSEPREGLWMTRAPVPEIGPDDVLIKINKTGICGTDIHIWNWDEWAQNTVPVPLITGHEFAGEIVELGRNVTDLTIGQRCSGEGHLIGKTSRQSRSGKFHLDPATRGIGVNEQGAFAQYLRLPAFNVVPLPDTISDDIGAILDPLGNAVHTALSFDLVGEDVLITGAGPIGIMAAAVARHVGARHVVITDVNPARLELAAKVADVVPVDVRHEDLADVIARLKMKQGFDVGMEMSGNQVALDQMVEAMTMGGRIAMLGIPPGKSPVDWSRIVFKAITVKGVYGREIFETWYKMIAMLENGLDVREIITHRFDVDDFQTGFATMKSGASGKVVLNWTGA, encoded by the coding sequence ATGAGCAACGAAATGAAGGCATTGTGTAAATCCGAGCCCCGCGAGGGGCTGTGGATGACCCGCGCGCCGGTGCCGGAAATCGGGCCTGATGACGTGCTGATCAAGATCAACAAAACCGGCATTTGCGGCACGGATATTCACATCTGGAACTGGGATGAATGGGCGCAAAACACCGTGCCTGTCCCGCTGATCACCGGCCATGAATTCGCCGGAGAGATTGTGGAACTGGGCCGCAATGTCACGGATCTGACCATCGGGCAGCGCTGCTCGGGCGAGGGGCATCTGATCGGAAAAACCTCGCGCCAGTCGCGGTCCGGCAAGTTCCACCTTGATCCCGCCACGCGTGGTATCGGCGTGAATGAACAAGGTGCCTTCGCGCAATATCTGCGGCTGCCCGCGTTCAATGTCGTCCCGCTGCCCGACACGATCTCGGACGATATCGGAGCGATCCTCGACCCGCTTGGCAATGCGGTACACACCGCGCTGAGCTTTGATCTTGTGGGGGAAGATGTGCTGATCACTGGTGCAGGCCCCATCGGTATCATGGCCGCAGCGGTCGCGCGGCACGTCGGCGCGCGTCATGTGGTGATCACGGATGTGAACCCCGCCCGGCTAGAGCTCGCCGCTAAGGTCGCCGATGTCGTGCCCGTGGATGTGCGTCACGAGGATCTTGCCGATGTCATCGCGCGGCTGAAGATGAAACAGGGCTTCGACGTCGGGATGGAGATGTCGGGCAATCAGGTCGCGCTGGACCAGATGGTAGAGGCGATGACCATGGGCGGGCGGATCGCGATGCTGGGCATCCCGCCGGGTAAATCGCCCGTCGATTGGTCGCGCATCGTGTTCAAGGCGATCACCGTCAAAGGGGTCTATGGCCGCGAGATTTTCGAGACGTGGTACAAGATGATTGCCATGCTTGAAAACGGCTTGGACGTGCGTGAGATCATCACCCATCGTTTTGACGTCGACGACTTCCAGACGGGGTTTGCGACGATGAAATCGGGGGCCTCTGGCAAAGTGGTGCTGAACTGGACCGGCGCGTGA
- the mutM gene encoding bifunctional DNA-formamidopyrimidine glycosylase/DNA-(apurinic or apyrimidinic site) lyase: MPELPEVETVRRGLSPVMEGEVIARAEVNRPDLRWPFPPDMAARLTGQRVTQLRRRSKYILADLSSGESLLVHLGMSGRMLISGDPLGQFVHDHPAPEKHDHVVFHMGNGARVTFNDPRRFGAMDLLDTASADSHKLLSSIGPEPLGNDFHEDHLIAALKGKNTPIKTALLDQRIVAGLGNIYVCETLYRAGIHPARKAGRIAAKRVGALVPIIRDVLNEAITAGGSTLRDFKRADGELGYFQHSFDVYGREAEPCRSEGCTHQIARIVQSGRSSFYCPQCQR, translated from the coding sequence ATGCCTGAGTTGCCAGAGGTCGAAACAGTACGTCGCGGTCTATCCCCCGTGATGGAGGGTGAGGTGATCGCCCGCGCCGAGGTAAATCGCCCCGATCTGCGCTGGCCTTTCCCCCCAGATATGGCGGCACGGCTGACAGGACAACGGGTGACCCAACTGCGGCGGCGGTCAAAATATATCCTCGCTGATCTGTCGTCAGGAGAATCGCTGCTGGTGCATCTGGGGATGTCGGGGAGGATGCTGATCTCGGGCGATCCATTGGGGCAGTTCGTGCATGACCACCCCGCCCCCGAAAAACACGACCATGTGGTGTTTCATATGGGCAACGGTGCGCGGGTGACCTTTAACGACCCGCGCCGCTTTGGCGCGATGGACTTGTTGGACACTGCCAGCGCTGACAGCCACAAGCTGCTGTCGTCGATCGGGCCGGAGCCTTTGGGCAATGACTTCCACGAAGACCATCTCATCGCCGCGCTGAAAGGCAAGAACACCCCCATCAAGACCGCGTTGCTGGACCAGCGGATCGTGGCGGGGCTGGGAAATATCTATGTCTGCGAAACACTTTACCGTGCGGGCATCCACCCCGCGCGCAAAGCGGGACGGATCGCGGCAAAACGTGTGGGCGCATTGGTCCCGATCATCCGCGATGTCTTGAACGAGGCGATTACCGCTGGTGGATCCACCTTACGCGATTTCAAACGCGCGGACGGTGAATTGGGCTATTTCCAGCACAGCTTTGACGTGTACGGCCGCGAGGCAGAGCCCTGCCGCAGTGAAGGCTGCACCCATCAGATTGCACGAATCGTCCAGTCGGGGCGGTCTTCCTTCTACTGCCCGCAATGCCAAAGATAA
- the serA gene encoding phosphoglycerate dehydrogenase yields the protein MAPKVLISDKLSDAAVQIFKDRGIDVDFQPDLGKDKDKLAAVIGDYDGLAIRSATKVTEKILANATNLKVIARAGIGTDNIDKDAASKKGVIVMNTPFGNMITTAEHAIAMMFAVARQIPEASASTHAGKWEKSKFMGVELTGKTLGVIGAGNIGGIVCDRARGLKMKVAAYDPFLSEEKAKKMGVEKVELDDLLARADFITLHVPYTDQTANILSKEALAKTKKGVRIINCARGGLVDEEALAEALKSGHVAGAAFDVFKEEPATENPLFGLPNVVCTPHLGAATTEAQENVALQVAEQMSDYLLTGAVTNALNMPSVTAEEAKVMGPWITLAGHLGAFIGQMTDEAVKAINILYDGQVSEMNLNALNCAVVAGIMKRANPDVNMVSAPVVAREKGIQISTTNQDKSGVFDGYVKVTVVTEKRERSIAGTVFSDGKPRFIQIKGINIEAEVGAHMLYTTNNDVPGIIGTLGQTLGANDVNIANFTLGRSTAKGEAIALLYIDGPLPEKALKDLRDTGLFKQVKELEFEVA from the coding sequence ATGGCCCCCAAAGTGCTTATTTCCGACAAACTCTCGGACGCCGCCGTTCAAATCTTCAAAGACCGCGGCATTGACGTCGACTTCCAACCCGATCTTGGCAAAGACAAGGACAAGCTTGCCGCTGTGATCGGCGATTACGACGGGCTCGCCATCCGGTCCGCGACGAAAGTGACCGAAAAGATCCTCGCCAATGCGACCAACCTCAAGGTGATCGCCCGCGCCGGTATCGGCACCGATAACATCGACAAGGATGCGGCCTCGAAAAAGGGTGTCATCGTCATGAACACCCCTTTCGGCAACATGATCACCACTGCAGAACACGCGATTGCGATGATGTTCGCCGTTGCCCGCCAAATCCCCGAGGCATCGGCCTCCACCCATGCCGGCAAATGGGAAAAGTCCAAATTCATGGGGGTCGAGCTTACGGGCAAGACCCTTGGCGTAATCGGCGCCGGCAACATCGGCGGCATCGTCTGCGATCGCGCCCGCGGGCTGAAGATGAAAGTCGCGGCCTATGACCCCTTCCTGAGCGAGGAAAAAGCCAAGAAGATGGGTGTCGAGAAAGTCGAGCTGGACGATCTGCTGGCGCGCGCGGACTTCATCACGTTGCACGTGCCTTACACGGATCAAACCGCAAATATCCTGTCCAAGGAAGCCTTGGCGAAAACCAAAAAAGGTGTGCGGATCATCAACTGTGCCCGCGGCGGTCTGGTCGACGAAGAAGCATTGGCCGAAGCGCTGAAATCCGGCCATGTCGCTGGCGCAGCCTTCGACGTTTTCAAAGAAGAGCCCGCGACCGAAAACCCGCTGTTCGGCCTCCCCAACGTCGTCTGCACCCCCCACCTTGGGGCCGCCACAACCGAAGCGCAGGAAAACGTGGCACTTCAGGTCGCTGAACAAATGTCCGACTACCTGCTGACCGGTGCCGTCACAAACGCCCTGAACATGCCTTCCGTCACCGCCGAAGAGGCAAAGGTCATGGGCCCGTGGATCACTTTGGCGGGGCACCTTGGGGCGTTCATTGGCCAGATGACGGATGAAGCCGTTAAGGCGATCAACATCCTTTACGACGGTCAGGTGTCCGAGATGAACCTGAACGCGCTGAACTGCGCGGTCGTGGCGGGCATCATGAAACGTGCCAACCCCGACGTGAACATGGTCAGCGCCCCCGTTGTTGCGCGCGAAAAAGGCATCCAGATCAGCACCACCAATCAGGACAAATCCGGTGTCTTCGACGGCTATGTGAAAGTGACCGTTGTCACCGAGAAACGGGAACGGTCGATCGCGGGCACCGTGTTCTCGGATGGCAAACCACGCTTCATCCAGATCAAAGGCATCAATATCGAAGCCGAAGTTGGAGCGCATATGCTCTACACCACCAACAACGACGTGCCCGGCATCATCGGGACGCTGGGTCAGACCCTGGGTGCGAACGACGTGAACATCGCGAACTTCACCCTCGGCCGGTCCACCGCCAAAGGGGAGGCGATTGCCTTGCTCTATATTGACGGCCCGCTGCCCGAGAAAGCGCTGAAAGACCTGCGTGATACAGGTCTGTTCAAACAGGTCAAAGAGCTCGAATTCGAAGTCGCCTAA
- a CDS encoding glycine C-acetyltransferase has protein sequence MTQAYLDHVNATLSGIAADGMMKQERMITSPQSGEITVGGRQVINLCANNYLGLADHPDLIASARDAMDPKGFGMASVRFICGTQDIHRELEQKLAAFLGKDDSILFAACFDANGGLFEPLFGPEDAIVSDSLNHASIIDGIRLCKAKRYRYANSDMDDLEGQLKLAREEGARFIMIATDGVFSMDGYLAKLPEITKLAEKYEALVMVDDCHATGFMGPKGEGTPAHFGVDVDILTGTLGKALGGAIGGYIAGPQPVIDLLRQRARPYLFSNSLPPSIVMAGIKALELVEQGDDRRKQLFENAKYWREGLTTLGFDLLPGEHPIIPVMLGEAQLAQDMAARLFEEGVYVSGFFFPVVPRGQARIRTQMNAALTRDELDRALEAFKVAGKACGVLS, from the coding sequence ATGACCCAAGCCTACCTAGATCACGTCAACGCCACCCTGTCCGGCATCGCGGCAGACGGTATGATGAAGCAAGAGCGCATGATCACCTCGCCCCAATCCGGTGAGATCACGGTGGGCGGGCGTCAGGTGATTAACCTTTGCGCAAACAACTACTTGGGGCTGGCAGATCACCCCGATCTGATCGCCTCTGCCCGCGATGCGATGGACCCTAAGGGGTTCGGGATGGCTTCTGTCCGCTTTATCTGTGGCACACAGGACATCCACCGCGAGCTGGAACAAAAGCTGGCGGCCTTCCTCGGGAAAGACGATTCTATCCTCTTCGCGGCGTGCTTTGACGCCAACGGCGGGCTGTTCGAGCCCCTGTTCGGGCCAGAGGACGCCATCGTCTCGGACAGTCTGAACCACGCCTCAATCATCGACGGCATCCGCCTGTGCAAGGCCAAACGCTACCGCTATGCTAACTCGGACATGGACGACCTTGAAGGGCAGCTCAAGCTCGCCCGCGAGGAAGGCGCGCGGTTCATCATGATCGCGACCGACGGCGTGTTCAGCATGGACGGCTATCTGGCGAAACTGCCCGAAATCACCAAACTGGCCGAAAAGTACGAAGCGCTGGTGATGGTCGACGACTGCCACGCGACAGGCTTTATGGGCCCGAAGGGGGAGGGCACTCCAGCGCACTTCGGGGTCGATGTGGATATCCTAACGGGCACCTTGGGCAAGGCGCTTGGCGGGGCCATCGGCGGCTATATCGCAGGGCCGCAGCCGGTGATCGACCTACTGCGCCAACGCGCGCGGCCCTATCTCTTCTCGAATTCACTGCCGCCGTCGATTGTCATGGCGGGGATCAAGGCGCTTGAACTGGTCGAACAAGGCGACGATCGTCGCAAGCAACTGTTCGAGAACGCGAAATACTGGCGCGAAGGGCTGACCACCCTCGGCTTTGACCTGCTGCCCGGTGAACATCCGATCATCCCCGTGATGCTGGGCGAGGCGCAGTTGGCGCAGGATATGGCTGCGCGCCTGTTCGAGGAAGGCGTCTATGTCAGCGGCTTTTTCTTTCCCGTTGTGCCCCGCGGTCAGGCCCGCATCCGCACCCAGATGAATGCCGCGCTGACCCGCGATGAGCTCGATCGCGCGCTCGAAGCCTTCAAGGTGGCGGGCAAAGCCTGTGGGGTTCTGTCATGA
- a CDS encoding helix-turn-helix domain-containing protein — protein sequence MTDNPDAILTQLPARLKAARTAQGLSLDAVAKLSGVSRSMVSQIERGESSPTIATLWNLTRALQVDFAGLLDSAPTPAQIEVLRAAEVPTINNLGSGCRIRILSPPEEAGKHEVYELLIDAGGMLDSQPHTRGAREHLTVSQGTVELRSGDAVGTVHAGDTARYPADVPHRIAATDGPVRAFLVVQDA from the coding sequence ATGACGGATAATCCAGACGCTATACTGACGCAACTTCCCGCTCGCCTAAAGGCCGCGCGCACCGCTCAGGGCCTGAGCCTTGATGCGGTGGCCAAGCTTTCGGGCGTGTCGCGGTCCATGGTCAGTCAGATCGAACGCGGTGAAAGCAGCCCCACCATCGCCACCCTGTGGAACCTGACCCGTGCGCTACAGGTGGATTTCGCGGGCCTTCTGGACAGCGCGCCAACGCCCGCGCAGATCGAGGTTTTGCGCGCGGCTGAGGTGCCGACGATCAACAATCTCGGCTCCGGCTGCCGCATCCGCATCCTGTCGCCCCCCGAAGAGGCAGGCAAACACGAGGTTTACGAACTGTTGATCGACGCAGGCGGGATGCTGGACAGCCAGCCTCATACCCGCGGCGCGCGCGAGCATCTGACTGTGTCGCAAGGCACGGTAGAGCTGCGCAGCGGCGACGCCGTCGGCACTGTCCACGCAGGCGACACGGCGCGTTATCCTGCTGATGTCCCACACCGGATCGCTGCAACGGATGGTCCTGTGCGGGCGTTTCTGGTGGTGCAAGACGCCTGA
- the ubiB gene encoding 2-polyprenylphenol 6-hydroxylase, which yields MRGPHNIWRLIRTGATLERTGAMNVVLDAFDATTALRFVAKALGKPFKFLGYAGDPSMPPATRALTALGPAYIKFGQVLSTRPDVVGDELAVQLRVLQDKLPPFSIEQAKAEVEKELGLPVDAIFSDFSEPVAAASIAQVHRATIAETQEDVAVKVLRPGIEKAFRKDVDAFYLAARMVELFSPGSRRLRPMEVIEHFDGVVRGELDLRLESSAASEFAANTKGDAGFQLPAIKWEYSARRVMTLGWADGVPMGDNAAIDAAGHDRVALGDRVLQLFLNHALRDGYFHADMHQGNLKVAPNGDIIAYDFGIMGHIDEYTRRVYAEILFGFIRKDYKRVAEVHFEAGYVPADKDVDEFARALRAVGEPIFGMDATRISMARLLTYLFEVTERFGMETRTELILLQRTMVVVEGVARSLNPHINIWEVSNPIVTDYISKSIGPRAVIKDLSKTAMVLARFGPRLPALVENALIRQQDETPPERPAFRRWIILSAIVGAGTATGIIAILQALS from the coding sequence ATGCGCGGACCTCATAATATCTGGCGGTTGATCCGCACCGGTGCAACTTTGGAGCGGACCGGCGCGATGAATGTCGTGCTGGACGCCTTTGATGCAACGACCGCATTACGCTTTGTCGCCAAGGCGCTTGGCAAACCGTTCAAGTTTCTGGGCTATGCCGGTGATCCGTCCATGCCGCCCGCGACCCGTGCACTAACCGCGCTTGGCCCTGCCTACATCAAGTTCGGTCAGGTGCTCTCTACCCGCCCCGATGTTGTGGGCGACGAGCTGGCCGTGCAACTGCGCGTGCTGCAAGACAAGCTGCCGCCGTTTTCCATCGAACAGGCCAAGGCAGAAGTCGAAAAAGAGCTCGGCCTGCCGGTCGATGCGATATTCTCTGACTTTAGCGAGCCCGTCGCCGCTGCCTCTATCGCGCAGGTGCACCGCGCCACCATCGCCGAAACGCAGGAAGACGTCGCTGTCAAAGTGCTGCGTCCGGGGATCGAGAAAGCCTTTCGCAAGGATGTCGATGCCTTCTATCTTGCCGCGCGAATGGTTGAACTTTTCTCACCCGGATCGCGCCGCCTACGCCCGATGGAGGTGATCGAACATTTCGATGGTGTGGTGCGGGGCGAGCTGGATCTGCGGCTCGAATCCTCTGCCGCGTCGGAATTTGCAGCGAACACCAAAGGCGATGCAGGCTTCCAACTGCCTGCGATCAAATGGGAATATTCTGCCCGCCGCGTGATGACCCTGGGCTGGGCCGATGGTGTCCCGATGGGCGACAACGCCGCGATTGATGCCGCGGGCCATGACCGTGTGGCGCTTGGCGACCGCGTGTTGCAGCTGTTCCTGAACCACGCACTGCGCGACGGGTATTTCCACGCGGATATGCATCAGGGCAACCTCAAGGTCGCGCCGAATGGCGATATCATCGCCTATGATTTTGGCATTATGGGCCACATCGATGAATACACCCGCCGCGTATATGCCGAGATCCTGTTCGGCTTTATCCGCAAGGATTACAAACGGGTGGCAGAGGTGCATTTCGAAGCGGGCTACGTGCCTGCCGATAAGGATGTCGACGAATTCGCCCGCGCCCTGCGCGCCGTAGGGGAGCCTATCTTTGGCATGGACGCGACCCGCATTTCGATGGCGCGGCTGCTGACCTACCTGTTCGAGGTCACGGAACGCTTTGGCATGGAAACACGGACAGAGCTGATCTTGCTACAGCGCACCATGGTCGTCGTCGAAGGCGTCGCCCGGTCGCTCAACCCGCATATCAACATCTGGGAAGTGTCGAACCCGATCGTGACGGACTACATCTCCAAGTCCATCGGCCCCCGTGCCGTGATTAAGGATCTGAGCAAGACCGCTATGGTCCTCGCTCGTTTTGGCCCGCGCCTGCCTGCGTTGGTCGAAAATGCATTGATCCGGCAGCAAGACGAAACGCCGCCAGAGCGTCCCGCATTCCGCCGGTGGATCATCCTTTCCGCGATTGTCGGGGCGGGGACAGCGACGGGGATTATCGCGATTTTACAGGCGCTCAGCTAG
- the ubiE gene encoding bifunctional demethylmenaquinone methyltransferase/2-methoxy-6-polyprenyl-1,4-benzoquinol methylase UbiE, translating into MTNDSDKTTHFGFETVAEGDKAGRVQGVFNSVASKYDIMNDVMSVGIHRVWKEAMMDWLAPRAGQKLLDVAGGTGDVSFKFLGRAGSGHATVLDLTEPMLVAGRKRAEAAAMADSLDWVVGDAMALPFEDNTFDVYTISFGIRNVTRPQEALNEAYRVLRPGGRLMVLEFSQLPNPMMQKAYDLYSFNVIPRMGQMIANDRDSYQYLVESIRNFPDQETFLGMLRTAGFGQAKYRNLSLGIAALHSGWKI; encoded by the coding sequence ATGACAAACGACAGCGACAAAACCACTCATTTCGGATTTGAAACCGTGGCCGAAGGCGACAAGGCCGGACGCGTGCAGGGTGTCTTTAACTCTGTCGCAAGCAAGTATGACATTATGAACGATGTGATGAGCGTCGGCATCCACCGCGTCTGGAAAGAAGCGATGATGGATTGGCTGGCCCCGCGTGCAGGACAAAAGCTGCTGGATGTCGCTGGCGGCACGGGCGATGTGTCGTTCAAATTTCTGGGCCGCGCGGGATCGGGCCACGCCACTGTGCTGGATTTGACCGAACCGATGCTGGTCGCAGGGCGCAAACGGGCAGAGGCCGCAGCGATGGCCGATAGCCTTGATTGGGTCGTCGGCGACGCCATGGCGCTGCCGTTCGAGGATAATACCTTTGACGTCTATACCATCAGCTTTGGCATCCGGAACGTCACCCGCCCACAAGAAGCGCTGAATGAAGCCTACCGCGTGCTGCGTCCCGGCGGGCGTCTCATGGTGCTTGAATTCAGCCAGCTGCCCAATCCGATGATGCAGAAAGCCTACGATCTTTATAGCTTTAACGTCATCCCCCGCATGGGGCAGATGATCGCCAACGACCGCGACAGCTATCAGTACCTCGTGGAATCGATCCGCAACTTCCCTGATCAGGAAACCTTCCTGGGCATGCTGCGCACCGCGGGCTTCGGGCAGGCGAAGTACCGGAACCTGTCGCTGGGGATCGCGGCGCTTCATTCTGGTTGGAAGATTTAA
- a CDS encoding glycosyltransferase family 4 protein has product MFIRGWQNESQADSDVEGPMPEPPLRHILIVVENLPVPLDRRVWLEATTLVRAGYQVSIISPTGQGWVAPFERREGVDIYRYPAAPETGGGAVSYAREYASAIWHWFRLARRIWRQNPFQAIHGCNPPDLICLLAMWYRRKGVSYVYDQHDVCPELFVAKFNRQGVGYGIMRKCELLSYGTASVVISPNQSFRDIAMARGGKRANDIFIVRSAPKLTDFIPGAGVQAYRREGVVLLGYVGVIGQQEGMDLLLCAADHLVTFLGIRNIHFLIIGFGPALPDMKRQVDDLGLGSYFTFTGALYGRALVDALNSMDIGLAPDPCNAMNDISSMNKVVEYMALGKPVVQFDLTEGRRTAENASLYAASNDPVRFAECIKQLIDNPSLRAAMGKAGRARVVNALAWSSSEPHLLAAYTRLCDKRMC; this is encoded by the coding sequence ATGTTCATCCGTGGCTGGCAGAACGAAAGCCAAGCTGATTCTGATGTTGAAGGACCTATGCCCGAACCGCCCCTGCGCCATATCTTGATCGTGGTTGAAAACCTGCCTGTGCCGCTTGATCGCCGGGTCTGGTTGGAAGCGACGACTTTGGTCCGCGCGGGCTACCAAGTCTCTATCATTTCGCCCACGGGTCAGGGATGGGTTGCACCGTTTGAACGGCGCGAAGGCGTGGATATTTACCGATACCCGGCTGCTCCTGAAACCGGGGGCGGCGCGGTTTCATATGCAAGGGAATATGCCAGCGCGATCTGGCATTGGTTTAGGCTCGCGCGGCGTATTTGGCGGCAAAACCCTTTTCAGGCGATACACGGGTGCAATCCACCTGATCTGATCTGCCTTCTTGCCATGTGGTACCGACGTAAGGGCGTTTCTTATGTGTATGACCAGCACGATGTCTGCCCAGAACTTTTTGTGGCCAAATTTAACAGGCAAGGCGTAGGTTACGGCATCATGCGAAAGTGTGAACTGCTCAGCTACGGTACCGCATCGGTGGTGATATCACCGAATCAAAGTTTTCGCGATATTGCTATGGCTAGGGGCGGCAAACGTGCCAACGATATTTTTATTGTCCGATCCGCGCCGAAGCTGACAGATTTTATCCCGGGGGCAGGTGTGCAAGCATACCGACGCGAGGGCGTGGTTCTGCTTGGCTATGTCGGTGTGATCGGGCAGCAAGAGGGAATGGACCTATTGCTCTGCGCAGCGGATCACCTCGTGACATTCTTAGGTATTCGGAACATCCATTTCTTGATCATCGGTTTCGGTCCCGCATTGCCCGATATGAAACGACAGGTGGATGACCTTGGGCTAGGGTCCTATTTCACTTTTACTGGCGCGCTTTATGGGCGCGCTTTGGTAGATGCATTGAACTCGATGGACATTGGTCTTGCGCCGGACCCGTGCAATGCGATGAACGACATATCATCAATGAACAAAGTGGTTGAATACATGGCGCTGGGCAAACCGGTTGTTCAATTCGATCTGACTGAAGGCAGGCGTACCGCGGAAAATGCGTCTCTCTACGCTGCTTCGAATGATCCAGTTCGATTTGCCGAGTGTATTAAACAGCTCATCGACAACCCGTCTTTAAGAGCGGCGATGGGGAAGGCCGGGCGCGCGAGGGTCGTGAATGCGCTGGCATGGTCTTCGTCTGAGCCGCATCTCTTGGCGGCATATACGCGGCTTTGCGACAAGCGCATGTGCTGA
- a CDS encoding phosphoserine transaminase, protein MAITTPTARPTNPRFSSGPCAKPPVYDLTKLASAPLGRSHRAAPGKAKLLEAIETTREILGVPDDYKIGIVPASDTGAYEMAMWSLLGERPAEMVAWESFGAGWVTDAVKQLKIEHTVHTADYGQIVDMSALNYDNDVCFTWNGTTSGVRVPTGDVIPADRKGLTLCDATSAAFAMDLPWDKLDVTTFSWQKVLGGEAAHGMLILSPRAVERLENYTPAWPLPKIFRLTKGGKLIDGIFKGETINTPSMLCVEDYLLALDWAKSVGGLQGLIARADANTAAITDFVDTHDWIEFLAVDPATRSNTSVCLKFNDDRIADGAAFAKAVAKRLADEDAALDIGAYRDAPAGLRIWCGGTVETSDIQAMLPWLEWAFEAEINA, encoded by the coding sequence ATGGCTATTACGACACCGACCGCGCGGCCCACGAATCCGCGCTTTTCCTCTGGCCCGTGCGCCAAACCCCCCGTTTATGACCTGACAAAGCTTGCAAGCGCGCCTTTGGGGCGTAGCCACCGGGCGGCACCGGGCAAAGCGAAATTGCTTGAAGCAATTGAAACCACCCGCGAAATTCTGGGCGTGCCTGACGATTATAAGATCGGCATCGTTCCGGCGTCTGACACTGGTGCCTATGAAATGGCGATGTGGTCCTTGCTGGGCGAACGCCCTGCGGAAATGGTCGCATGGGAATCGTTCGGCGCAGGCTGGGTGACCGACGCCGTGAAACAGCTCAAGATCGAGCATACGGTACATACCGCGGATTACGGTCAAATTGTCGACATGTCGGCGTTGAACTACGACAACGACGTGTGCTTCACTTGGAACGGGACAACCTCTGGCGTGCGCGTCCCAACGGGCGATGTTATCCCCGCCGACCGCAAGGGGCTGACACTATGCGATGCGACATCGGCTGCCTTCGCGATGGATCTGCCGTGGGACAAACTGGATGTGACGACATTCAGCTGGCAGAAAGTTCTGGGCGGTGAAGCAGCACACGGCATGCTGATCCTCAGCCCTCGTGCCGTCGAGCGGCTTGAAAACTATACGCCTGCTTGGCCCCTGCCCAAGATTTTCCGCCTGACTAAAGGTGGCAAGCTGATCGACGGGATTTTCAAGGGCGAGACGATCAACACGCCGTCTATGCTGTGCGTAGAAGATTACCTGCTGGCGCTTGATTGGGCGAAATCCGTCGGCGGCCTGCAAGGTCTGATCGCGCGCGCCGATGCGAATACGGCAGCGATCACCGATTTTGTGGACACGCATGACTGGATCGAATTCCTTGCGGTTGATCCGGCGACACGGTCGAACACATCGGTCTGCCTGAAATTCAATGACGACCGTATCGCAGACGGCGCAGCCTTCGCAAAAGCTGTCGCGAAACGTCTCGCGGACGAGGATGCCGCTTTGGACATCGGCGCCTACCGCGATGCCCCTGCCGGTCTGCGGATCTGGTGCGGCGGCACCGTCGAAACCTCTGACATCCAGGCCATGCTGCCTTGGTTGGAATGGGCTTTCGAAGCCGAGATCAACGCTTAA